One window of the Shimwellia blattae DSM 4481 = NBRC 105725 genome contains the following:
- a CDS encoding efflux RND transporter permease subunit has protein sequence MIAAVIRWSLRNRLLVLLATLMMAAWGVWSVKNAPLDALPDLSDTQVIIRISYPGKAPQIVEDQVTYPLTTTMLSVPGAKTVRGYSMFGDSYVYVLFEDGTDLYWARSRVLEYLSQVQSSLPPEAKASLGPDATGVGWVFEYALVDHSGKHSLGDLRAIQDWLLKFELKTVPDVSEVASIGGMVRQYQVVLNPDRMRALNITHDQAITAIKSSNQEGGGAVIEMGEAEYMVRTSGYLKSLADFDQIVVASRGGIPVMLADIATVRRGPEIRRGIAELNGEGEVAGGVVIMRSGKNALTTIRAVKDKLAEMKKSLPAGVEIVPVYDRSHLIERSVENLTHKLIEEFIVVAVVCALFLFHLRSALVAMLTLPLGILGAFIVMHYQGVSANMMSLGGIAIAIGAMVDAAIVMIENMHKVLEQWRHDNPDRQPRSEDYWHIAQQSASEVGPALFCSLLIITLSFIPVFTLEAQEGKMFSPLAFTKTYSMAVAAGLGITLVPILMGFFIRGKIPDEQANPINRALIRAYEPLLDRVLKRPKATLAVAGVLLVATLWPLSRLGSEFLPAIDEGDLLYMPSTLPGISSREAARLLQLTDRLIKTVPEVDTVFGKAGRADTATDPAPLTMLETTIRFKPRDQWRPGMTMEGLINELDSRVKVPGLANIWVPPIRNRLDMLATGIKSPVGIKVNGDNIALIEQTAEQIERVVSQVPGVTSALAERLDGGRYIDVDIDRVKAARYGVSVKELQSMVSAVVGGDNIGETIEGRERYPINVRYPRELRDSLQKLRDLPVVTAAGGQIALSELASISVNDGPPMLKSENARLSDWIYVDIRDRDLKSAVEDMQRAVAGQVKLPEGISLSWSGQYEYLERATAKLKVVLPVTLLIIFVLLYLTFRRVQDALLIMGTLPFALIGGVWLLYLLGYNLSVAAAVGFIALAGVAAEFGVIMVLYLNHAIDKRVGNHQEKLPAPLLNEAIHEGAVLRVRPKVMTVATIMAGLLPIMWGSGTGSEVMQRIAAPMIGGMVTAPLLSLLVIPAVYKLIHRKKAK, from the coding sequence ATGATTGCCGCCGTTATCCGCTGGTCCCTGCGTAACCGTCTGCTGGTGCTGCTGGCAACGCTGATGATGGCCGCCTGGGGGGTCTGGTCCGTCAAAAACGCCCCGCTCGATGCCCTGCCGGACCTCTCCGACACCCAGGTGATTATCCGCATCAGCTACCCGGGCAAAGCGCCGCAGATTGTTGAAGACCAGGTCACCTACCCGCTGACCACCACCATGCTCTCCGTGCCGGGGGCAAAAACCGTGCGCGGGTACTCCATGTTCGGGGACTCTTACGTGTATGTCCTGTTTGAAGATGGCACCGATCTCTACTGGGCACGCTCCCGGGTGCTGGAGTACCTGAGCCAGGTGCAGTCCTCCCTGCCGCCGGAGGCGAAAGCCTCTCTCGGCCCGGATGCCACCGGTGTGGGCTGGGTCTTTGAATATGCGCTGGTCGATCACAGCGGCAAGCACAGCCTGGGAGATTTACGCGCCATTCAGGACTGGCTGCTGAAATTTGAGCTTAAAACCGTGCCCGACGTATCGGAAGTGGCCAGTATTGGCGGCATGGTCAGGCAGTATCAGGTGGTGCTCAACCCCGACCGGATGCGGGCGCTGAATATCACCCACGACCAGGCGATTACCGCCATTAAAAGCAGCAACCAGGAAGGGGGCGGCGCGGTTATCGAAATGGGGGAAGCGGAATATATGGTGCGCACCTCCGGTTACCTGAAATCCCTGGCGGATTTTGACCAGATTGTGGTCGCCTCCCGGGGGGGGATCCCGGTGATGCTCGCCGATATTGCCACCGTGCGCCGTGGCCCGGAGATCCGCCGCGGTATTGCCGAGCTTAACGGCGAAGGGGAAGTGGCCGGTGGCGTGGTGATTATGCGCTCCGGCAAAAATGCCCTGACCACCATTAGAGCGGTAAAAGACAAACTGGCAGAGATGAAAAAAAGCCTCCCTGCCGGGGTAGAGATCGTGCCGGTCTATGACCGATCGCACCTGATCGAGCGCTCTGTTGAGAACCTCACCCATAAGCTGATTGAAGAGTTTATTGTGGTGGCGGTGGTGTGCGCCCTGTTCCTGTTCCATTTGCGATCGGCACTGGTGGCGATGCTGACATTGCCGCTCGGGATCCTCGGGGCGTTTATCGTGATGCACTACCAGGGGGTCAGCGCCAATATGATGTCCCTGGGGGGGATTGCGATTGCCATCGGGGCGATGGTGGATGCGGCTATCGTGATGATCGAAAACATGCACAAGGTGCTGGAGCAGTGGCGCCACGATAACCCGGACCGCCAGCCCCGTTCCGAAGATTACTGGCACATCGCGCAGCAGTCCGCGTCTGAGGTGGGCCCGGCCCTGTTTTGCAGCCTGCTGATTATTACCCTCTCCTTTATTCCGGTATTCACCCTGGAAGCCCAGGAAGGGAAGATGTTCTCCCCGCTGGCGTTTACCAAAACCTACTCCATGGCGGTGGCCGCCGGGCTCGGGATAACCCTGGTGCCGATTCTGATGGGGTTCTTTATTCGCGGTAAGATCCCCGATGAACAAGCCAACCCCATTAACCGGGCGCTGATCCGCGCCTATGAGCCCCTGCTGGACCGGGTGCTGAAACGGCCAAAAGCCACCCTGGCCGTGGCCGGTGTGCTGCTGGTCGCCACCCTGTGGCCCCTCTCACGGCTGGGCAGCGAATTCCTGCCCGCCATCGACGAAGGGGACCTGCTGTATATGCCCTCCACCCTGCCGGGGATCTCCAGCCGGGAGGCGGCGCGCCTGTTGCAGCTCACTGACCGGCTTATCAAAACCGTGCCCGAAGTCGACACGGTCTTCGGTAAAGCGGGCCGGGCAGATACCGCCACCGACCCGGCCCCCCTGACCATGCTGGAAACCACTATCCGCTTTAAACCCAGAGATCAGTGGCGCCCCGGCATGACCATGGAGGGACTTATCAATGAGCTGGACAGCCGGGTAAAAGTACCGGGTCTGGCAAATATCTGGGTGCCGCCCATCCGTAACCGCCTCGATATGCTGGCAACCGGTATCAAAAGCCCGGTGGGTATCAAAGTTAACGGTGACAATATCGCGCTGATTGAGCAGACCGCAGAGCAGATAGAGCGGGTGGTAAGCCAGGTGCCGGGGGTGACCTCCGCCCTGGCAGAGCGCCTGGACGGCGGGCGCTATATTGATGTGGATATTGACCGGGTAAAAGCCGCCCGTTATGGCGTCTCGGTAAAAGAGTTGCAGTCGATGGTCTCCGCCGTGGTCGGTGGCGACAATATTGGCGAAACCATTGAAGGGCGCGAACGCTACCCCATCAACGTGCGTTACCCGCGCGAACTGCGCGACTCGCTGCAAAAGCTGCGCGACTTGCCGGTGGTGACCGCCGCCGGGGGGCAGATAGCCCTGTCGGAGCTTGCCAGTATCTCAGTGAACGACGGGCCGCCAATGCTCAAAAGCGAGAACGCCCGGCTCTCTGACTGGATCTATGTGGATATCCGCGACCGGGATCTGAAATCCGCCGTGGAAGATATGCAGCGCGCCGTTGCCGGGCAGGTAAAACTCCCCGAGGGGATCTCCCTGAGCTGGTCTGGTCAGTATGAGTACCTGGAGCGCGCCACCGCCAAGCTGAAAGTGGTGCTGCCGGTAACGCTGCTGATTATCTTTGTGCTGCTGTATCTGACCTTCCGGCGGGTGCAGGATGCGCTGCTGATTATGGGCACCCTGCCTTTCGCCCTGATTGGCGGTGTCTGGCTGCTGTATCTGCTGGGGTATAACCTTTCCGTGGCGGCGGCGGTGGGCTTTATTGCCCTGGCCGGGGTGGCGGCAGAGTTCGGGGTCATTATGGTGCTCTACCTCAACCACGCCATTGATAAGCGGGTGGGGAACCACCAGGAGAAATTACCGGCCCCGCTGCTCAATGAGGCAATTCACGAAGGCGCCGTGCTGCGCGTGCGCCCGAAAGTGATGACGGTCGCCACCATTATGGCCGGGCTGTTGCCGATTATGTGGGGCAGCGGCACCGGCTCTGAGGTGATGCAGCGTATCGCCGCGCCGATGATAGGCGGAATGGTCACCGCCCCACTGCTGTCGCTGCTGGTGATCCCGGCGGTGTATAAACTTATCCACCGCAAGAAGGCGAAATGA
- a CDS encoding alkene reductase → MSHDLFSNVSLGSLPLANRIVMAPMTRSRTSQPGDVPNAMMATYYQQRANAGLIISEGTPISAVARGYSMTPGIYTREHIEGWKQVTKAVHDAGSKIFVQLWHVGRRSHASIAGQQPVAPSAQKDPDKVFGPLPQGGFGMIETDMPRAMSQQDIDDTIRDFVQAARNAMEAGFDGVEIHAAHGYLFDTFLHQSSNLRTDNYGGSQQNRVRFLTETLQAVCDAIGSEKVAVRLSPHVIEGFADPDPEIVDVVLLALAQMAPMNLAYVHFSENISRFTAVPEHFRQQVRAVYPGTIMVAGKLTKAHAEQMLARGYADLFAFGTPYVSNPDLAIRLRNNWPLADFDADARLTLYGGDEHGYTDYPARAG, encoded by the coding sequence ATGTCTCACGACTTATTCAGCAATGTCAGCCTCGGCTCGCTGCCGCTGGCTAACCGTATCGTTATGGCCCCCATGACCCGCTCCCGCACCTCACAACCCGGTGATGTGCCCAACGCAATGATGGCCACCTACTACCAGCAGCGCGCTAACGCCGGGTTAATTATCAGCGAAGGCACGCCGATTTCCGCCGTGGCCCGCGGCTATTCAATGACGCCCGGGATCTACACCCGCGAGCATATTGAAGGCTGGAAACAGGTCACAAAAGCGGTGCATGACGCGGGCAGCAAGATTTTTGTTCAGCTCTGGCACGTGGGCCGCCGCAGCCACGCCAGCATTGCCGGGCAGCAGCCGGTAGCCCCTTCTGCGCAAAAGGATCCGGATAAAGTCTTCGGCCCGCTGCCGCAAGGCGGCTTCGGGATGATTGAGACCGATATGCCCCGCGCCATGAGCCAGCAGGACATTGACGACACGATCCGCGACTTTGTCCAGGCCGCCCGCAATGCCATGGAAGCCGGGTTTGACGGGGTGGAAATTCATGCAGCCCACGGGTATCTGTTTGACACCTTCCTGCACCAGTCCAGCAACCTGCGTACCGACAACTACGGCGGCAGCCAGCAGAACCGCGTGCGCTTCCTGACAGAGACACTACAGGCAGTCTGTGATGCCATCGGCAGTGAAAAAGTCGCCGTGCGCCTCTCCCCCCACGTGATTGAGGGCTTTGCCGATCCGGACCCGGAAATTGTCGACGTGGTGCTGCTGGCCCTGGCGCAAATGGCGCCGATGAATCTGGCCTACGTGCACTTTTCAGAAAATATTTCCCGCTTTACCGCTGTGCCGGAACATTTCCGCCAGCAGGTGCGCGCCGTCTATCCGGGCACCATTATGGTAGCGGGCAAACTGACGAAAGCCCACGCAGAGCAGATGCTGGCCCGGGGATATGCGGATCTGTTTGCCTTCGGCACGCCTTATGTCAGCAACCCGGACCTGGCGATTCGCCTGCGCAATAACTGGCCGCTGGCCGACTTTGACGCCGATGCCCGCCTCACCCTGTACGGCGGCGACGAGCATGGCTATACAGATTATCCGGCCCGGGCAGGATGA
- a CDS encoding EAL domain-containing protein, with product MKLQCRFEPIVDIATGQIIASEMLCRPENEDAETFFRHAPLATLSDIVDLQIARLREPGIPQQQAVFINVSLDLLLDDKWADNVLPRMAGYNIELDCLQCMAHLDALTRRGAAIFSKVRRYGINIWLDDINEAAITAISALPLRFDGIKIDKYVLWHLAEINDRRTMADFARQLNELARVVIVEGVENDDHLQFAAVAPIRCAQGYYWPVDGNLSFELEI from the coding sequence ATGAAACTACAGTGCCGTTTTGAACCTATTGTGGATATTGCTACGGGGCAAATCATCGCCAGCGAAATGTTATGCCGCCCGGAAAATGAAGATGCTGAAACGTTTTTTCGCCACGCGCCGCTGGCAACATTATCCGATATTGTTGATTTACAGATAGCCCGCCTGCGGGAGCCAGGTATACCACAACAACAGGCCGTTTTTATTAATGTCAGCCTGGACCTGCTCCTGGATGATAAATGGGCAGATAACGTTCTGCCCCGCATGGCGGGCTATAATATCGAGCTGGACTGCCTGCAGTGTATGGCGCACCTGGACGCGCTCACCCGCCGTGGTGCCGCCATTTTCAGTAAAGTTCGCCGCTATGGTATTAACATCTGGCTGGATGATATTAATGAAGCGGCAATAACCGCTATTTCAGCGCTGCCCCTGCGCTTTGACGGGATAAAAATTGATAAATATGTCCTGTGGCATCTGGCGGAAATTAACGATCGCCGCACCATGGCAGATTTTGCCCGGCAGCTTAATGAGTTAGCCCGGGTGGTGATTGTGGAAGGGGTGGAAAATGACGATCATCTGCAGTTTGCCGCCGTGGCGCCCATTCGCTGCGCCCAGGGCTATTACTGGCCGGTTGACGGTAACTTATCCTTTGAGCTGGAAATATAA
- a CDS encoding TonB-dependent receptor produces MRTNPSSAMRVKPRLLAVLISSATFPAVAATASADASQARPNEETVVVTAAPDASDTFTAGGDQLVPAFLDGQIANGGRMGMLGEQKAMDVPFSVIGYTSKLVEDQQAHTIADVVANDAGVQSTQGYGNFAETYRIRGFTLDGDDMTLGGLSGIVPRQVMDTQMLERIEVFKGANSLMNGASSTGVGGMINLEPKRAESIPVTRVGVDYTSDSQLGGNLDVGRRFGDNDQFGVRVNLLHREGGTTVDNDRRRTTLASVGLDYKGERLRSSLDFGYQKKTFHGSTAGINITNVDFIPSAPGTSHNYSQKWAWSDIENEFGMLKSEYDLLDNNLLTAYGALGGQHAHEQGTYSSPKLIDGSGAATAGRLDTNRISDTASGMAGLRSQFATGPVSHKVNVGYAAQTTQIKTAWGMAWGNESPTNIYDTHAVPMPDNVLTGGKNYTDPLTTERDRSQGWLLSDTLGVLDDSVLLTLGARHQKVVVTSYNVNTGKQEAASSYSEQRWMPTYGIVYKPWESVSLYANHTEALQPGGTGALGTVNYGQSLGIVHSKQNEVGVKLDFGRVGGSVALFEIKKPSVLTTTSNNLSYSKLDGEQRNRGLELNAFGEPVLGLRLNGGATWMDPELTKTQDGINNGNDAIGVPRFTAVFGAEYDIAQVPGLTATGRVNHTGSQYADSANTKKLSAYTTLDLGMRYRMQLNEDKNEMVVRVGLDNVTNKKYWSGVDSTSGIYLFQGQGRTLKASLSYDF; encoded by the coding sequence ATGCGCACCAACCCTTCCTCTGCTATGCGGGTTAAGCCCCGTCTTCTGGCTGTGTTAATCAGTTCAGCAACTTTCCCGGCCGTCGCCGCCACCGCGTCGGCAGACGCCAGCCAGGCCCGCCCGAACGAGGAGACCGTCGTGGTTACTGCGGCCCCGGACGCAAGCGATACGTTTACGGCCGGTGGTGATCAACTGGTACCGGCGTTCCTTGATGGTCAGATTGCCAACGGCGGCCGGATGGGCATGCTGGGCGAGCAGAAAGCCATGGATGTTCCCTTTAGCGTTATCGGCTACACCTCAAAACTGGTGGAAGATCAGCAGGCCCACACCATTGCCGATGTGGTGGCGAACGACGCGGGCGTACAGTCAACCCAGGGCTACGGTAACTTTGCTGAAACCTACCGGATCCGTGGCTTCACCCTCGACGGGGACGATATGACCCTGGGTGGCCTGTCCGGTATTGTGCCGCGCCAGGTGATGGACACCCAGATGCTGGAGCGCATTGAAGTGTTTAAAGGGGCAAACAGCCTGATGAACGGGGCATCCAGCACCGGCGTGGGCGGGATGATTAACCTTGAGCCGAAGCGGGCAGAGTCAATCCCTGTCACCCGGGTCGGGGTGGACTACACCTCAGATTCGCAACTGGGCGGCAATCTTGATGTGGGCCGCCGCTTTGGTGATAACGATCAGTTCGGGGTGCGGGTTAACCTGCTGCACCGGGAAGGCGGCACTACCGTGGATAACGACCGCCGCCGCACCACGCTTGCCTCTGTGGGGCTGGACTACAAAGGCGAGCGCCTGCGCAGCTCTCTGGACTTTGGCTATCAGAAAAAAACCTTCCACGGCAGTACCGCCGGGATCAACATTACCAACGTTGATTTTATCCCCTCCGCCCCGGGAACGTCCCATAACTACAGCCAGAAGTGGGCCTGGAGCGATATTGAAAACGAATTCGGTATGCTGAAGTCCGAATACGATCTGCTGGATAACAACCTGCTGACCGCCTATGGCGCACTGGGCGGGCAGCACGCCCATGAACAGGGCACCTACAGCTCGCCAAAACTGATTGACGGCAGCGGTGCCGCCACAGCGGGCCGCCTGGATACCAACCGGATCAGTGATACCGCCAGCGGTATGGCCGGGCTGCGCAGCCAGTTTGCTACCGGGCCGGTTAGCCATAAAGTGAACGTGGGCTATGCGGCGCAGACCACGCAGATTAAAACTGCCTGGGGCATGGCATGGGGGAATGAATCCCCCACCAATATCTATGATACTCACGCGGTGCCGATGCCGGACAATGTACTGACTGGCGGGAAAAACTACACCGATCCGCTGACCACCGAGCGCGATCGCTCCCAGGGGTGGTTGCTCAGCGATACACTGGGTGTGCTGGATGACTCGGTCCTGTTAACGCTGGGGGCCCGCCATCAGAAAGTGGTGGTGACCAGCTATAACGTCAACACCGGTAAGCAGGAGGCCGCCAGCAGCTACTCTGAGCAACGCTGGATGCCCACCTACGGGATTGTCTACAAGCCCTGGGAGAGCGTATCGCTGTATGCCAACCACACCGAAGCGCTCCAGCCTGGCGGCACCGGTGCCCTGGGCACGGTTAACTACGGGCAGAGCCTTGGTATCGTTCACTCGAAGCAGAATGAAGTGGGCGTGAAGCTGGACTTTGGCCGGGTAGGCGGCTCCGTGGCGCTGTTTGAAATTAAAAAACCGTCGGTGCTGACCACCACCAGTAATAACCTGTCTTACAGCAAGCTGGACGGGGAGCAGCGCAACCGTGGCCTTGAGCTGAATGCCTTTGGTGAGCCGGTGCTGGGCCTGCGCCTGAACGGCGGGGCCACCTGGATGGATCCGGAGCTGACCAAAACCCAGGACGGTATCAACAACGGTAACGATGCCATCGGGGTGCCGCGTTTTACCGCCGTATTCGGCGCTGAGTATGATATTGCCCAGGTGCCGGGGCTGACCGCCACCGGGCGGGTTAACCATACCGGCTCCCAGTATGCGGATTCAGCAAATACCAAGAAGCTGTCTGCCTATACCACGCTTGATCTCGGCATGCGCTACCGTATGCAACTGAACGAAGACAAAAACGAAATGGTGGTACGTGTCGGGCTGGATAACGTCACCAATAAGAAATACTGGTCTGGCGTTGATTCAACCAGCGGTATCTACCTGTTCCAGGGTCAGGGCCGCACGCTGAAAGCGTCGCTGAGTTACGACTTCTGA
- a CDS encoding TonB-dependent receptor, translating into MRLSLITSALLASCGLASTTALGAEDVIVVTAAGHEQKLTNAAASISVIPQEALQTNKYNDLADALRAVEGVDVQSTTGKTGGLEISIRGMPPSYTLILIDGVRQNGSRDVTPNGFSAMNTSFMPPLSAIERIEVIRGPMSTLYGSDAIGGVVNVITKKSADRWKTSINSGINLQSDNKWGNSTVANFWSSGPLIEDRLALQVRGSTTQRQGSSVTSLSETAVSRIPYPTAGENYTIGTRLDLKTHDSNTLWLDLDSSRQRYNNSDGQLGSLTGGYDKTLRYERNKITLGHDTTLDAGIWKSNLSWNQTQNKGRQLVAAALSPENASLAGRPRVLNNTNTVLDTKFLTPLGTAHLLTIGGEFTDSRMTDGVVKASSGKSFHQKSGAVFAEDEWQLLEPLTLTWGTRYEHHDVFGGHWSPRAYLVWNVNPDWTVKGGVTTGYKAPSLGQLHDGISGVTRQGQVNSVGNPNLKPEESTSLETALYYDPGNGLNANITGFWTDYRNKIVSYRIDDFTNSFTNSGKARTGGIEFASHIPLGHPDWSLALNYTFTRSKQQDGINQGAPLNYTPQHMANARLNWQSTPEINLWLNTRYNGKSPRYLSKYQNLSPIQQAVYDDKGEYLKAWTVVDLGMSWKLTDSLTLNSAINNLLDKDFSDVKLYQVGRSSTYAGDYFQTAASTTGYVNPGRNYWLSVNYTF; encoded by the coding sequence ATGCGTCTCTCACTTATCACCTCAGCACTTCTCGCCAGCTGCGGCCTGGCAAGCACCACCGCCCTTGGGGCGGAAGACGTTATCGTGGTCACCGCCGCAGGCCACGAACAAAAACTCACTAACGCCGCCGCCAGTATCTCCGTGATCCCCCAGGAAGCGCTCCAGACCAATAAATACAATGACCTGGCCGATGCCCTGCGGGCAGTAGAAGGGGTGGATGTTCAGAGCACCACTGGCAAAACCGGCGGGCTGGAGATAAGCATTCGCGGTATGCCCCCCAGCTACACCCTGATCCTGATAGACGGCGTGCGCCAGAACGGCAGCCGCGACGTCACGCCAAATGGCTTCTCCGCCATGAATACCAGCTTTATGCCGCCCCTGTCCGCCATTGAGCGCATTGAGGTGATCCGTGGCCCCATGTCGACCCTGTACGGTTCCGATGCCATCGGCGGGGTGGTCAACGTGATCACCAAAAAGAGCGCCGATCGCTGGAAAACCAGCATAAATAGCGGCATTAACCTGCAAAGTGATAACAAATGGGGCAACAGCACGGTGGCCAACTTCTGGTCCAGCGGCCCGCTGATTGAGGACCGGCTGGCGCTCCAGGTGCGCGGCAGCACCACCCAGCGCCAGGGCTCCAGCGTCACCTCCCTGAGCGAGACCGCCGTCAGCCGTATCCCCTACCCGACCGCCGGGGAAAATTACACCATCGGCACCCGGCTGGATCTGAAAACCCATGACAGCAACACCCTGTGGCTGGATCTCGACAGCTCCCGGCAGCGCTACAACAACAGCGACGGCCAGCTGGGCAGCCTGACCGGGGGTTACGATAAGACCCTGCGCTATGAGCGCAATAAAATCACCCTCGGCCACGACACCACCCTTGATGCCGGTATCTGGAAATCCAACCTCAGCTGGAACCAGACCCAGAACAAAGGCCGCCAGCTGGTTGCCGCCGCCCTCTCCCCGGAAAATGCCAGCCTCGCCGGGCGGCCCCGGGTGCTGAACAACACCAATACCGTACTGGATACCAAATTCCTCACCCCGCTTGGCACAGCGCATTTGCTGACTATCGGCGGTGAATTTACCGACTCCCGGATGACCGACGGGGTCGTTAAAGCGAGCTCCGGGAAAAGTTTCCATCAAAAAAGCGGCGCCGTATTTGCGGAAGATGAGTGGCAGCTGCTGGAGCCGTTAACCCTGACCTGGGGCACCCGCTATGAGCATCATGATGTCTTTGGCGGCCACTGGAGCCCCAGGGCGTATCTGGTGTGGAATGTTAACCCGGACTGGACCGTGAAAGGCGGGGTGACCACCGGCTATAAAGCCCCCTCCCTTGGCCAGTTACATGACGGTATCAGCGGTGTGACCCGCCAGGGCCAGGTGAACAGCGTGGGCAACCCGAACCTGAAACCCGAAGAGAGCACCAGTCTGGAAACGGCGCTGTATTACGATCCGGGCAACGGGTTAAATGCCAATATCACCGGCTTCTGGACCGATTACCGCAACAAAATTGTCTCTTACCGTATCGATGACTTCACCAACAGTTTTACCAACAGTGGTAAAGCCCGCACCGGCGGTATTGAGTTTGCCAGCCACATCCCCCTGGGGCACCCGGACTGGTCACTGGCCCTGAATTACACCTTTACCCGCAGCAAACAGCAGGACGGCATCAATCAGGGCGCGCCGCTGAATTACACCCCGCAGCATATGGCCAATGCCCGGCTGAACTGGCAAAGCACACCGGAGATTAACCTGTGGCTGAATACCCGCTATAACGGCAAGTCACCGCGTTATCTGAGCAAGTACCAGAACCTCAGCCCCATTCAGCAGGCCGTCTATGACGACAAAGGCGAATACCTCAAAGCGTGGACCGTGGTTGATCTCGGTATGTCCTGGAAGCTGACCGACAGCCTGACCCTGAACAGCGCCATCAACAACCTGCTGGATAAAGACTTCAGCGATGTGAAGCTCTACCAGGTGGGGCGCTCTTCCACCTATGCGGGGGACTACTTCCAGACCGCCGCCTCAACCACTGGCTATGTGAACCCGGGGCGTAACTACTGGCTCTCGGTTAACTATACGTTTTAA
- a CDS encoding IS3 family transposase (programmed frameshift) — protein sequence MKYPVEVRLAAVKHYLAGKATLKETARQFKVGKSPLNRWIRAYRHQGMEGLKPRSRHPYTAEFKLCVVRYIIRNRCSCEDASAHFAIPNETCVLNWLKRYQLNGSRAFKPAKTARIITSGVAMKKAKSPPNPREFSEMTHAELQDELEYLRAENAYLKKLKFPERGRTQGAAEKAATINALLPDHKLKYLLRAAALPRSTYYYQCARSDTTTDKYADIVLAIQAIYKHHAGRYGYRRMTLALRKEGFTLNHKTVRKLMKEHGLLCQLRRKKYRSYMGGCSVTAENLLARNFRACSSGLKWCTDITEFRAGTHKLYLSVIQDLFNKEIVAWHTSLRPSLGLVCKTLDKSLKGKNYRPELILHSDQGWHYHTLMWRSMLADAGIRPSMSRKGNCLDNAVMENFFSHLKTEMYYRKEYRDPEELRRDIAKYIHYFNQERISLKTGGVSPVEYRAQVEKQ from the exons ATGAAATATCCTGTGGAAGTCCGGCTGGCAGCCGTTAAGCATTACCTGGCCGGAAAAGCTACACTAAAAGAGACAGCACGCCAGTTTAAGGTTGGAAAATCCCCTCTAAATCGCTGGATTCGGGCATACAGGCACCAGGGTATGGAGGGACTGAAGCCCCGCTCTCGCCATCCCTATACTGCCGAATTTAAGCTATGCGTTGTCCGTTACATCATCAGAAACCGGTGTAGTTGCGAGGATGCCTCCGCGCACTTTGCTATCCCTAATGAAACCTGCGTGCTGAACTGGTTAAAACGTTATCAGCTCAACGGCAGCAGAGCATTTAAACCAGCCAAAACTGCCCGAATTATCACTTCTGGAGTTGCTATGAAAAAAGCAAAATCCCCACCAAATCCCCGGGAGTTCAGTGAGATGACTCATGCTGAACTTCAGGATGAACTTGAATATCTACGCGCTGAAAATGCCTACCTAAAAAAGTTAAAAT TCCCTGAGAGAGGAAGAACTCAGGGAGCAGCAGAAAAAGCGGCAACAATAAACGCACTGCTACCAGATCATAAGCTGAAATATTTACTTCGCGCTGCGGCTTTGCCACGCAGTACGTATTACTATCAATGCGCCAGAAGTGATACCACAACGGACAAATATGCTGATATCGTGCTGGCTATACAGGCAATCTATAAACATCATGCTGGTCGTTACGGTTACCGACGTATGACACTTGCCCTGCGAAAAGAGGGTTTTACACTAAATCACAAAACTGTCAGAAAGCTGATGAAGGAGCATGGCCTGCTCTGTCAGTTACGACGTAAAAAGTATCGCTCCTATATGGGAGGATGCAGCGTAACAGCAGAGAATCTTCTCGCCCGTAATTTCAGGGCCTGTAGCAGCGGGCTGAAATGGTGCACAGATATAACAGAGTTTCGCGCCGGAACACATAAGCTCTACCTTTCCGTTATACAGGATTTGTTTAATAAGGAAATTGTTGCCTGGCATACATCTCTGAGGCCCTCTCTGGGGTTGGTCTGTAAGACGCTGGATAAGAGCCTGAAAGGGAAAAATTATAGGCCAGAGTTGATATTACACAGCGATCAGGGGTGGCATTACCACACACTCATGTGGCGCAGTATGCTGGCTGATGCAGGGATCAGGCCGAGTATGTCACGTAAGGGTAACTGTCTTGATAATGCTGTGATGGAAAATTTCTTTAGCCACCTGAAAACGGAGATGTATTACCGCAAGGAGTATCGGGATCCTGAAGAACTGCGACGGGATATAGCGAAATACATTCATTACTTCAATCAAGAACGTATCAGCCTTAAGACTGGAGGAGTAAGCCCGGTAGAATACCGGGCTCAGGTAGAAAAACAGTAA